A section of the Alkalihalobacillus sp. LMS39 genome encodes:
- a CDS encoding nodulation protein NfeD, whose product MMGSKKRVGFFAFLMLLGIVLIPFQLFVHSQEEADGNRPIVYFIPVEQTVERGLEAFMKRSFTQAVEERADHIVLEIDTPGGAVEAAGNIATLLRQTETPITAFVTAKAISAGAYISLNADEIVMVPGTTMGAAGIIDGAGNAGDQKAQSYWLAEMRESAELNNRDPKYALAMADNSIDLPELGAPTGEFLTLGATQALEVGYAEALANNREELLDYLGLENALIKETDVSFAEQIARFVTHPVVIPILLSIGSLGLVLELYSPGFGIPGIMGLSALLLFFFGHMFAGFAGWESIILFIVGILLILIEIFVPGFGIFGALGIGSIIGSMVLASFSTMHMLIYILIAVIVSAVASVIVFKYFGNRGPMKKIVFKGATTTEEGYISNVTREELIGQTGETLTPLRPAGSAVFNHERLDVVSEGGYIGQGKKIEVVYTSGSRIVVRQVQE is encoded by the coding sequence ATGATGGGTTCAAAAAAAAGGGTGGGATTTTTTGCTTTTCTCATGCTCTTAGGCATTGTGCTTATCCCTTTCCAATTGTTTGTACATAGTCAAGAAGAAGCCGATGGAAACCGTCCAATCGTTTATTTTATTCCTGTTGAACAAACGGTTGAACGAGGATTAGAAGCTTTTATGAAGCGCTCATTTACCCAAGCTGTTGAAGAACGAGCTGATCATATCGTGTTAGAAATTGATACCCCAGGTGGTGCAGTAGAAGCAGCAGGAAATATTGCGACGTTATTAAGACAAACGGAAACGCCGATTACCGCGTTTGTCACAGCAAAAGCGATTTCAGCAGGTGCGTATATTTCATTGAATGCTGATGAAATTGTAATGGTACCAGGGACGACAATGGGAGCAGCAGGAATAATCGATGGAGCAGGCAATGCAGGTGATCAAAAAGCGCAATCGTATTGGTTAGCAGAAATGAGAGAATCAGCAGAGTTAAACAATCGTGACCCAAAATATGCCCTTGCAATGGCAGATAATTCAATTGATTTACCTGAACTTGGAGCGCCTACAGGTGAGTTCTTAACGTTAGGAGCCACTCAAGCACTTGAAGTCGGGTATGCAGAAGCGTTAGCGAATAATCGTGAAGAACTTCTAGATTATCTTGGGTTAGAAAATGCTTTAATAAAAGAAACCGATGTCAGTTTTGCTGAACAAATTGCGCGGTTTGTTACTCACCCTGTCGTGATTCCTATTTTACTATCCATTGGAAGTCTTGGATTAGTATTAGAATTGTATTCCCCTGGTTTTGGAATACCAGGAATTATGGGCTTAAGTGCATTACTGTTATTTTTCTTTGGTCATATGTTTGCGGGTTTTGCTGGCTGGGAATCCATAATATTATTTATAGTCGGAATCCTGTTAATCTTAATAGAAATATTTGTGCCTGGTTTCGGAATTTTTGGTGCCCTTGGTATTGGTTCGATTATTGGAAGTATGGTGTTAGCGTCATTCTCTACAATGCATATGCTGATTTATATTTTAATTGCTGTTATCGTATCAGCGGTTGCTTCCGTCATTGTATTTAAATATTTTGGTAATCGGGGACCGATGAAGAAAATTGTATTCAAAGGGGCAACAACAACAGAAGAAGGCTATATTTCTAATGTAACAAGAGAAGAACTTATCGGTCAAACCGGTGAAACACTTACCCCGCTCCGACCAGCAGGTTCAGCTGTCTTTAACCATGAACGACTTGACGTTGTTTCTGAAGGAGGCTATATTGGACAGGGGAAGAAAATCGAAGTGGTATATACTTCAGGTTCAAGAATTGTAGTAAGACAAGTACAAGAATAA
- the floA gene encoding flotillin-like protein FloA (flotillin-like protein involved in membrane lipid rafts), translated as MPDVGSIMFLVVLGLIIIAFAILFTFVPVMLWISALAAGVKVGIFELVGMRLRRVIPARVVNPLIKAVKAGLDLNTGKLEGHYLAGGNVDRVVNALIAAQRANIELTFERCAAIDLAGRDVLEAVQMSVNPKVIETPFIAGVAMDGIEVKAKARITVRANIDRLVGGAGEDTVIARVGEGIVSTIGSASNHKKVLENPDMISQTVLAKGLDAGTAFEILSIDIADIDIGKNIGAELQTDQAEADKKIAQAKAEERRAMAVAKEQEMKARVEEMRAKVVEAEADVPMALAEALRSGNMGVMDYVNYQNVNADTDMRDSIGKATGDNKKKD; from the coding sequence ATGCCAGATGTTGGGAGTATTATGTTTCTCGTTGTTTTGGGGTTAATTATTATTGCGTTTGCTATTTTATTTACGTTTGTTCCTGTCATGCTATGGATTTCAGCATTAGCAGCAGGGGTAAAAGTAGGAATTTTTGAATTAGTTGGGATGAGACTACGTCGCGTTATCCCAGCGCGTGTTGTAAATCCATTAATTAAAGCAGTTAAAGCAGGATTAGACTTAAATACTGGTAAGCTAGAAGGTCATTATCTTGCAGGTGGTAATGTTGACCGTGTTGTCAATGCGTTAATTGCAGCTCAAAGAGCAAACATCGAGTTAACGTTTGAACGTTGTGCAGCGATTGATTTAGCAGGACGTGACGTATTAGAAGCAGTACAAATGAGTGTTAATCCGAAAGTTATTGAAACACCATTCATTGCCGGTGTGGCAATGGACGGAATTGAAGTGAAAGCAAAAGCACGTATTACTGTTCGCGCAAACATTGACCGCCTTGTTGGGGGTGCTGGTGAAGATACGGTTATTGCCCGTGTAGGGGAAGGGATTGTATCGACAATCGGTTCAGCAAGTAATCATAAAAAAGTATTAGAAAATCCAGATATGATTTCGCAAACGGTGTTAGCAAAAGGATTAGATGCAGGAACAGCATTTGAAATTCTTTCGATTGATATTGCTGATATTGATATCGGTAAAAACATCGGTGCTGAGTTACAAACAGACCAAGCAGAAGCAGATAAGAAGATTGCCCAAGCGAAAGCCGAAGAGCGTCGTGCAATGGCCGTAGCGAAAGAACAAGAAATGAAAGCCCGTGTTGAAGAAATGCGTGCGAAAGTTGTGGAAGCAGAAGCAGATGTCCCTATGGCACTTGCAGAAGCGTTACGTTCAGGCAATATGGGTGTTATGGATTATGTGAACTATCAAAACGTCAATGCTGATACGGATATGAGAGATTCTATCGGAAAAGCAACAGGCGATAACAAAAAGAAAGACTAA
- the yqfC gene encoding sporulation protein YqfC has translation MKKWQQRMRKWITNQMDLPADVLMDLPRITMIGQLHIYIENHRGVLQFSNEELRLLLSQGQGQLIIKGEQFVIKTILPEELLLEGKIDQVLYINE, from the coding sequence ATGAAAAAATGGCAGCAACGAATGAGGAAATGGATAACAAATCAGATGGACCTTCCAGCTGATGTGCTCATGGACCTACCGCGAATTACGATGATTGGACAATTACATATTTATATTGAAAATCATCGTGGTGTTCTTCAATTTTCAAATGAAGAACTGCGGTTGTTACTATCCCAAGGACAAGGACAGTTAATTATTAAAGGGGAACAATTTGTCATCAAAACGATTCTTCCTGAAGAATTGTTACTGGAAGGGAAAATCGACCAGGTCCTATATATTAACGAATAA
- the yqfD gene encoding sporulation protein YqfD yields MKNGWVSYLKGYVKMRIDGPYGERFLNRCIQKNIDLWNIKRLGNERIVCYISLEDAKRVKEIVKQTECKVTFMERRGLPFLQKSMIKRGGFTAGVAGFLFLLFVLSNVVWNISIEGASPKVEHQLQQVVADLGIKRGKFMFVLPSVEEIQKEVSDRIEDATWVGVRLNGTTFHFEVVEQTLPEEKELISPRHLVATKKAIVHDLFVEKGQALVKPNEFVNEGDILVSGFIGKEGKTEIVPAQAEVYGEIWYKSDVSIPLEATYDTLTGNYEKKHYLSFFGTDIPFWGFFGEKYNEYEIFERNYSFRLLNWTLPVQYKSKRWLEKQTTEMTYTEEEAKELAKKRAKEELKDKIQEDATIKGEKVLHESVENGKVKLTIHYQVIEEITSAQPIIQGD; encoded by the coding sequence ATGAAGAACGGGTGGGTGTCTTATTTAAAAGGTTATGTCAAAATGAGAATCGATGGACCTTATGGTGAACGATTTTTGAATCGTTGTATTCAAAAGAATATCGATTTATGGAATATTAAAAGATTAGGGAATGAACGAATTGTATGTTATATCTCTCTTGAAGATGCCAAAAGAGTAAAAGAAATTGTGAAACAAACAGAATGTAAAGTGACATTTATGGAGAGACGCGGTCTTCCTTTTTTACAAAAAAGTATGATAAAAAGAGGGGGATTCACTGCTGGAGTTGCCGGGTTTTTATTTCTTCTATTTGTCCTATCCAATGTTGTGTGGAACATTTCTATTGAAGGGGCTTCACCAAAGGTGGAGCACCAACTTCAACAAGTTGTAGCTGACCTTGGGATTAAACGTGGGAAATTTATGTTTGTTCTTCCAAGTGTAGAAGAGATTCAAAAAGAAGTGTCAGACCGAATAGAAGATGCCACATGGGTTGGAGTTCGCTTAAATGGGACGACCTTTCACTTTGAAGTCGTTGAGCAAACATTACCTGAAGAAAAAGAATTAATCAGTCCGCGCCACTTAGTAGCTACAAAAAAAGCGATTGTTCATGATTTATTTGTAGAAAAAGGCCAAGCATTAGTAAAGCCAAATGAATTCGTAAATGAAGGGGACATTCTCGTTTCAGGGTTTATTGGAAAAGAAGGGAAGACAGAAATTGTCCCAGCTCAAGCAGAAGTCTATGGCGAAATTTGGTACAAGTCAGACGTGTCCATCCCGTTAGAAGCAACGTATGATACTTTAACAGGTAATTATGAGAAAAAGCATTATTTAAGTTTTTTTGGAACGGACATTCCTTTTTGGGGGTTTTTTGGAGAGAAATATAATGAATATGAGATTTTTGAAAGAAACTATTCATTTCGACTTTTAAATTGGACGCTTCCTGTACAGTATAAGAGTAAGCGATGGCTTGAAAAGCAAACAACAGAAATGACGTACACGGAAGAGGAAGCAAAAGAATTAGCTAAAAAGCGGGCAAAAGAAGAATTGAAAGATAAAATTCAAGAGGATGCCACAATAAAAGGTGAAAAAGTTTTGCACGAGAGTGTTGAGAATGGTAAAGTTAAATTAACGATTCATTACCAAGTAATAGAAGAAATTACATCGGCACAACCGATTATTCAAGGAGACTGA
- a CDS encoding PhoH family protein: protein MSEMKLIQLEAKDQTETQTLFGPNDVHLKRIEEKLGISITTRGETVSVLGDDKQVETVANVLQTLLTLLRKGVSISERDVVYAIQLAEKNMLEEIVNLYGEKLAVNTKGKPIVVKTLGQKHYVSSIQKRDMVFGIGPAGTGKTFLAVVMAVTALKDGRVKKIVLTRPAVEAGESLGFLPGDLKEKVDPYLRPLYDALHEVLGTEHTTRLMERGTIEVAPLAYMRGRTLDDSFVILDEAQNTTQEQMKMFLTRLGFGSKMVINGDLTQVDLPKGKKSGLKVAIQILEKVNEIDFIYLQPTDVVRHTLVQKVLNAYEHAEEKEKGSQQQ from the coding sequence TTGTCAGAAATGAAACTAATTCAATTAGAGGCAAAAGACCAAACGGAAACACAAACATTATTTGGACCCAATGACGTTCATTTGAAAAGAATCGAAGAAAAATTAGGTATCTCCATTACAACAAGAGGTGAAACGGTTTCGGTCCTAGGAGACGACAAACAAGTTGAAACCGTTGCAAATGTATTGCAAACATTGCTTACATTGCTTCGGAAAGGGGTATCCATTTCTGAACGTGATGTTGTTTACGCGATTCAATTAGCAGAAAAAAATATGTTAGAAGAAATCGTAAACTTATATGGCGAAAAATTGGCTGTGAATACAAAAGGAAAACCGATTGTTGTTAAAACGCTTGGACAGAAGCATTATGTTTCATCGATTCAAAAACGGGATATGGTGTTTGGGATTGGTCCTGCTGGTACAGGAAAAACATTTTTAGCTGTCGTTATGGCTGTTACAGCATTAAAGGATGGACGAGTCAAAAAAATTGTGTTGACCCGCCCTGCTGTGGAAGCCGGAGAAAGCTTAGGTTTTTTACCAGGTGACTTGAAAGAAAAAGTTGACCCTTATTTACGACCGTTGTATGATGCCTTACATGAAGTGTTAGGTACAGAGCATACAACAAGACTAATGGAACGAGGAACCATTGAAGTAGCTCCTCTTGCATATATGAGAGGGCGAACATTGGATGATTCGTTTGTCATATTAGACGAAGCACAAAATACAACACAAGAACAAATGAAAATGTTTTTAACTCGGCTGGGATTTGGATCAAAGATGGTCATTAATGGGGACTTAACACAAGTTGATTTACCTAAAGGGAAAAAGTCAGGATTAAAAGTCGCCATTCAAATATTAGAAAAAGTGAATGAGATAGATTTTATTTACTTACAACCAACAGATGTTGTCCGTCATACACTCGTGCAAAAGGTGTTAAATGCATATGAGCATGCTGAGGAAAAAGAAAAGGGAAGTCAGCAACAGTAA
- a CDS encoding HD family phosphohydrolase gives MRKRAPIDNIRWWNRIKDHRYIRIILFMTLGIVLFLAMLDNVTPERLDIQMSSIADRDIRSPITVENKVATEQKRKEAVQEIRPVYSQKTEYAQLQIEKINDIFELIKQQAHEEVVDEDAEDADEQEGLQEEENLEEKLEYVQNVISTGTSNDLSDETILTLLQANETQLQMARETTKNVVYEVMSQRIAINDLADAKQSVQEKIAISTVSSRLHTAMIELAQFAIIPNYIYDDQATERLQQEAVERVEPVIIREGQLLVKAGEMVNHEVYEQLRLVGLLDDQFNGYPYAGLAILILLMIGMLAYYLNEAQTSVKTNNSHLLMFVLIFFVTLVVMKITSLLENLDYPGVGLIVPVAVGSMLLTMLLHERVALFASIFFAVVASILFNNETVGTFNFQYGIYVLFSSFAGVYFLGKTNKISRILQTGLFISFINILTVMAILLLKSFQQSGLEIGMHLGFAFLSGFLAAVLTLGLLPFFEAGFGILSTTKLIELSNPNHPLLRKILLEAPGTYHHSVVVGNLAEAACESVGANGLLARVGSYYHDLGKTRRPHFFIENQMKMENPHDKISPQLSKTIIISHPYDGAELLREYKMPKEIVDIAEQHHGTTLLKFFYHKANKDCDNPIPESQFRYPGPKAQTKVAAIVGIADSVEAAVRSISKPTPDKIENLVRKIINDRLEDGQFDECDLTMKELDKIAISICETLQGTFHSRIEYPEDVKEKKGESNGNRN, from the coding sequence ATGAGAAAACGAGCACCGATTGACAATATTAGATGGTGGAATCGAATCAAAGACCACCGATATATACGGATTATACTATTTATGACATTAGGGATTGTTTTATTTTTAGCAATGCTTGACAATGTCACACCAGAACGACTTGATATTCAAATGTCATCGATTGCTGATAGAGATATCCGTTCACCAATAACAGTTGAGAATAAAGTGGCAACAGAACAAAAACGAAAAGAAGCGGTTCAAGAAATTCGCCCAGTTTATTCGCAAAAAACTGAATATGCACAACTGCAAATTGAAAAAATTAATGACATCTTTGAATTAATTAAACAACAAGCCCATGAGGAAGTTGTAGATGAAGATGCTGAGGATGCTGATGAACAAGAAGGGCTACAAGAAGAAGAAAACTTGGAAGAAAAATTAGAATATGTGCAAAACGTCATTTCTACAGGGACGAGTAATGATTTATCAGATGAGACGATTTTAACATTACTTCAAGCGAATGAGACACAATTACAAATGGCTCGTGAAACGACGAAAAACGTCGTATATGAAGTGATGAGTCAACGTATTGCAATTAATGATTTAGCGGATGCAAAGCAATCGGTTCAAGAAAAAATTGCGATCTCTACGGTAAGTAGCCGGTTACATACTGCGATGATTGAGCTTGCTCAATTCGCGATTATTCCAAACTATATTTATGACGATCAAGCAACAGAACGACTGCAGCAAGAAGCTGTTGAACGAGTTGAACCTGTGATTATTCGTGAAGGGCAACTATTAGTGAAAGCTGGAGAAATGGTCAATCATGAAGTATATGAACAATTACGATTAGTTGGGCTTCTAGACGATCAATTTAACGGATATCCATATGCTGGTCTTGCCATACTAATATTATTAATGATTGGGATGCTAGCTTATTATTTAAATGAAGCCCAAACAAGTGTGAAAACAAACAATAGCCATCTACTAATGTTTGTTCTTATCTTTTTTGTGACGCTTGTCGTTATGAAAATCACAAGTTTATTAGAGAATTTAGATTATCCTGGTGTTGGATTGATTGTTCCTGTTGCGGTTGGCTCCATGTTACTAACGATGCTTCTTCATGAGCGAGTGGCGTTGTTTGCGAGTATTTTCTTTGCTGTCGTTGCCAGCATTTTATTTAACAATGAAACCGTAGGAACATTTAATTTTCAATATGGGATTTATGTATTATTTAGCTCGTTTGCAGGTGTGTATTTTTTAGGGAAAACAAATAAAATTTCTCGCATTCTTCAAACGGGGTTATTTATCTCTTTTATAAATATATTAACCGTCATGGCCATTTTATTATTAAAAAGTTTTCAACAAAGTGGTTTGGAAATTGGCATGCATCTTGGGTTTGCTTTTCTGTCGGGTTTTCTTGCTGCTGTATTAACACTTGGATTGTTACCATTTTTTGAAGCTGGGTTTGGAATTTTATCAACAACGAAGTTAATTGAGTTATCCAATCCAAATCATCCGTTATTACGTAAAATCCTTTTGGAAGCTCCAGGAACATATCATCATAGTGTCGTTGTTGGAAACTTGGCCGAAGCCGCTTGTGAATCTGTTGGTGCAAATGGGTTATTAGCCAGAGTAGGATCTTATTATCATGATTTGGGGAAAACGAGAAGACCACATTTTTTCATTGAAAATCAAATGAAGATGGAAAACCCCCATGATAAAATTTCACCACAGTTAAGTAAAACGATTATCATTTCACATCCTTATGATGGAGCAGAGTTGCTTCGTGAGTATAAAATGCCAAAGGAAATTGTTGATATTGCAGAACAACACCATGGAACAACTTTATTGAAATTCTTTTACCATAAGGCAAATAAAGATTGTGATAACCCCATACCAGAATCGCAGTTCCGTTATCCTGGACCGAAAGCCCAAACGAAGGTTGCTGCGATTGTCGGAATTGCTGATTCTGTTGAAGCTGCTGTACGCTCAATTTCAAAGCCTACGCCAGATAAAATCGAAAATTTAGTCCGAAAGATTATTAACGACCGTCTTGAAGATGGGCAATTTGATGAGTGTGACTTAACAATGAAAGAATTAGATAAGATAGCGATCTCCATATGTGAAACATTACAAGGAACATTCCATTCTAGAATTGAATATCCAGAAGACGTAAAAGAAAAAAAGGGTGAGTCGAATGGGAATAGAAATTGA
- the ybeY gene encoding rRNA maturation RNase YbeY: MGIEIDINDETEKVESEHFSLIKEVIVATLEHENIEGEIEVSVSLVDNDTIREINKEYRNKDAVTDVISFALNDNEEEEMQIVGGEEVNMLGDIIVSIPRAKEQADQYEHSFERELAFLVVHGTLHLLGYDHMTEQEEKEMFSLQEEILQAYGLKR; encoded by the coding sequence ATGGGAATAGAAATTGATATTAATGATGAAACAGAAAAGGTGGAATCAGAGCATTTTTCACTTATTAAAGAGGTTATTGTCGCAACGTTAGAGCATGAAAACATAGAAGGAGAGATCGAAGTTTCTGTTTCGTTAGTAGATAATGATACAATCCGTGAAATTAACAAGGAATATCGAAATAAAGATGCCGTAACAGATGTTATTTCGTTTGCCTTAAATGACAATGAAGAGGAAGAGATGCAAATCGTTGGTGGAGAAGAGGTAAATATGCTCGGGGACATTATCGTTTCGATTCCCCGAGCCAAAGAACAAGCCGACCAATATGAGCATTCGTTTGAGCGAGAATTAGCTTTTTTAGTTGTTCATGGAACATTACATTTGCTTGGCTATGACCATATGACAGAACAAGAAGAAAAAGAGATGTTTTCTCTTCAAGAGGAAATTCTACAGGCATATGGACTTAAAAGATAA
- a CDS encoding diacylglycerol kinase family protein yields MDLKDKNRWGLTRLLRSFVYAWSGLRYVLVNEQNMRIHLLIGTVIIFVSFMLDVSKLEKVILLLVIGVVFSLEVMNTAIERTIDFVTNEYHPLAKIAKDIAAAAVFVFSLIAVIIGLIILLPPLLAVFI; encoded by the coding sequence ATGGACTTAAAAGATAAAAACCGGTGGGGTTTAACACGTCTGTTGCGCTCGTTTGTTTATGCTTGGTCTGGGTTGCGTTATGTTTTAGTAAATGAACAAAATATGCGTATTCATCTGTTGATTGGTACTGTTATTATCTTTGTTTCCTTTATGCTAGACGTCTCAAAGCTAGAAAAGGTTATTCTTTTGCTTGTCATTGGTGTTGTATTTTCGTTAGAGGTCATGAATACAGCAATTGAGCGGACGATTGATTTTGTGACGAATGAATATCATCCACTAGCCAAAATTGCAAAAGACATTGCAGCAGCTGCTGTGTTTGTATTTAGTCTTATTGCTGTTATCATTGGACTTATTATTTTACTACCGCCATTATTAGCTGTTTTTATTTAG
- a CDS encoding DUF502 domain-containing protein, which yields MWKRFQKNIIAGLIFLLPAIATIYLIQFLFSLIDAFLGSFITSILKALNIITLHEGSIYFLGVYTPFSERLLGIGFILTIFLITWIGSMRLKGQASHVFQTIDRAFRRIPIANSIYTSVEQIIHAFAQERTSFQRVVLLEYPRKGLYTIGFLTGESKGEVQRVTSKACINVFLPTTPNPTSGWLVLVPHDDVIFLNMTVEQGLKFIISGGVVVPPDRSEEMEKCEAVYDDNNVTIHIRGKRKDES from the coding sequence ATGTGGAAAAGGTTTCAAAAAAACATTATTGCAGGATTAATCTTTTTATTGCCAGCGATAGCAACGATCTATTTAATCCAGTTCCTTTTCTCATTAATTGATGCTTTTTTAGGGTCATTTATAACGAGTATTTTAAAAGCATTAAATATTATTACACTTCATGAAGGGAGTATATATTTTTTAGGTGTGTATACTCCATTTTCAGAGAGACTATTAGGGATTGGTTTTATTTTAACGATTTTCTTAATCACATGGATTGGTTCCATGCGATTAAAGGGACAAGCTAGTCACGTGTTTCAAACGATTGACCGCGCGTTCCGCAGAATCCCCATTGCGAATTCGATTTACACAAGCGTAGAACAAATCATCCACGCATTTGCACAAGAAAGAACGTCGTTTCAACGCGTTGTCCTTCTTGAGTATCCGCGAAAAGGATTGTATACGATTGGTTTTTTAACTGGAGAATCTAAAGGAGAGGTCCAGCGAGTCACATCAAAAGCTTGTATTAATGTATTTTTACCGACGACACCAAACCCTACTTCAGGGTGGTTAGTATTAGTCCCACATGATGACGTAATATTTCTGAACATGACGGTAGAGCAAGGGCTTAAATTTATCATTTCAGGTGGTGTTGTCGTACCACCTGACCGATCAGAAGAAATGGAAAAATGTGAAGCTGTGTATGACGATAATAATGTCACAATACATATACGTGGGAAACGAAAGGATGAGTCATAG
- a CDS encoding cytidine deaminase: MDKQLLLTEARKAMEFAYVPYSNFQVGAALLTESGKIYRGCNIENASYGLTNCAERTAIFKAVSEGDKTFTAIAVIGDTSGPISPCGACRQVLVEHCEPDMPVFLTNLQGQTTETTISKLLPGAFTSEDLHE; this comes from the coding sequence GTGGATAAACAACTTTTACTTACAGAAGCAAGGAAAGCGATGGAGTTTGCTTACGTACCTTATTCAAACTTTCAAGTTGGAGCTGCGCTTTTAACGGAGTCAGGAAAAATTTATCGAGGTTGTAACATCGAAAATGCTTCTTATGGACTAACGAATTGTGCAGAACGAACAGCCATTTTCAAAGCGGTATCAGAAGGAGATAAAACGTTTACAGCGATTGCAGTTATTGGAGATACATCTGGTCCGATTTCACCGTGTGGAGCTTGTAGACAAGTACTAGTCGAACATTGCGAACCTGATATGCCTGTCTTTTTAACGAACTTGCAAGGACAAACAACAGAAACGACGATTTCTAAATTATTGCCTGGAGCATTTACATCGGAGGATTTACATGAATAA
- the era gene encoding GTPase Era yields the protein MNNTNYKSGFAAIIGRPNVGKSTLLNKIIGQKIAIMSDKPQTTRNKVQGVYTTNDSQVIFIDTPGIHKPKHKLGDFMMKVATNTLKEVDLILFVSDADQSFGPGEQFILERLENTNTPVFLVLNKIDKVHPEKLLEIISTYKDRYPFKEIVPVSALEGNNVETLLTQITSYMPEGPQYYPADQITDHPERFIVSELIREKVLHVTREEIPHSIAVVIEQMKERHNETVYIGATIIVERSSQKGIIIGKQGSLLKEIGKSARQDIETLLGSKVFLELWVKVQKDWRNRPVHLKDFGFREDEY from the coding sequence ATGAATAATACCAACTATAAATCTGGATTTGCTGCTATTATTGGCAGACCTAATGTAGGAAAATCCACATTATTAAACAAGATTATCGGACAAAAGATTGCAATTATGAGTGATAAGCCACAGACAACTCGAAATAAAGTACAAGGGGTTTACACGACAAACGATTCACAAGTTATTTTTATTGATACTCCTGGTATTCATAAACCAAAACATAAGCTTGGCGATTTTATGATGAAAGTAGCTACTAATACATTAAAAGAAGTGGATTTGATTTTGTTTGTGAGCGATGCAGATCAATCATTTGGTCCCGGAGAACAGTTTATTCTAGAGCGGCTTGAAAATACGAATACGCCTGTTTTTCTAGTATTAAATAAAATTGATAAAGTGCATCCTGAAAAATTATTAGAAATAATCTCGACTTACAAAGACAGATACCCATTTAAAGAAATCGTCCCGGTTTCTGCGTTAGAAGGAAATAATGTAGAGACATTATTAACTCAAATTACGAGTTATATGCCTGAAGGACCGCAATATTACCCAGCTGACCAAATAACAGACCATCCTGAACGATTTATCGTGTCAGAATTAATTCGTGAAAAAGTGTTACATGTCACACGTGAAGAAATTCCTCATTCGATTGCGGTAGTGATTGAACAAATGAAAGAACGTCATAATGAAACAGTATATATTGGGGCAACCATTATTGTTGAACGTTCTTCTCAAAAAGGGATTATTATCGGAAAGCAAGGATCATTATTAAAAGAAATCGGTAAAAGTGCTAGACAAGATATTGAAACATTATTAGGTTCAAAAGTGTTTCTTGAATTATGGGTAAAAGTTCAAAAAGACTGGCGGAATCGTCCGGTCCATTTAAAAGATTTTGGGTTCCGTGAAGACGAATATTAA
- a CDS encoding YqzL family protein — translation MLDFSWKVFSKTGSIDTYLLMKELERDLDDSGDEELEEPMNQLDAH, via the coding sequence ATGCTTGATTTTTCCTGGAAAGTATTTTCGAAGACAGGGAGCATTGACACATACTTGTTAATGAAGGAGCTAGAAAGAGATTTAGATGACTCAGGTGATGAAGAGTTGGAAGAGCCGATGAACCAACTAGACGCTCATTAA